A single region of the Glycine max cultivar Williams 82 chromosome 20, Glycine_max_v4.0, whole genome shotgun sequence genome encodes:
- the LOC121174339 gene encoding uncharacterized protein: PIFNGEGYHYWKTRMQIFIEAIDLNIWEAIEIGPYIPTTVERVSIDGSSSSESITIEKPRDRWSEEDRKRVQYNLKAKNIITSALGMDEYFRVSNCKSAKEMWDTLRLTHEGTTDVKRSRINALTHEYELFRMNANENIQSMQKRFTHIVNHLAALGKEFQNEDLINKVLRCLSREWQPKLTAISESIDSGCSKHMTGDASNFTHISPKKSGHVTYGDNNKGRILGVGKIGTNSSNSIENVLLVEGLKHSLLSVSQLCDKGYLVSFDSQKCLIEHKHDINIKHVGHRVNNVYMIDLSIKQENNHCFLSKDDDPWLWHKRIAHINMDHLNKLISKDLVVGLPKLKFEKDKLCDACQKGKQTRVSFKSKNVVSTTRPLQLLHMDLFGPSRTMSFGGNYYALVIVDDFSRYTWTLFITHKSDSFQAFRKLAKVIQNKKNLKIASIRSDHGGEFENKDFELFCDEHGIEHNFSAPRTPQQNGVVERKNRSLEEIARTLLNDTSLPKYFWAEAVNTACYIMNRALIRPILKKTPYELFNGRKPNISHLHVFGCKCFVLNNGKDNLGKFDAKSDEGIFLGYSLQSKAYRIYNKRTMNIEESIHVTFDEEWKTSRDHPLDNIIGDISKARLEAIRMLLAYPSIMNFKLYQMDVKSAFLNGLIQEEVYVEQPPGFEISDKPNHVYKLQKALYGLKQAPRAWYERLSNFLLEKEFSRGKVDTTLFIKRKHKDILLVQIYVDDIIFGSTNDSLCKEFSLDMQSEFEMSMMGELKYFLGLQIKQTQEGIFINQSKYCKELIKRFGMDSAKHMSTPMSTNCYLDKDESGQSIDIKQYRGMIGSLLYLSASRPDIMFSVCMCARFQSNPKQSHLSAVKRIMRYLLGTINLGLWYPKNSTCNLIGYSDSDFAGSKTDRKSTSGTCQFIGSALVSWHSKKQNSVALSTAEAEYISVGSCCAQILWMKQQLSDYGIILDRIPIKCDNTSAINLSKNPVQHSRTKHIEIRHHFLRDHVLKGDCVLEFVDTKNQLADIFTKPLPQEVFFSIRRELGLLDMESRKRARTEDIPSSSNPFPSTASMEPDAQQAHSLIPMLQSLF, encoded by the exons ccaatctttaatggagagggttaccactactggaaaacccgaatgcaaatttttatcgaggcaatagatctaaatatctgggaagccatagaaatagggccttatatacccaccacagtagaaagagtttcaatagatggtagttcatcaagtgaaagcataaccatagaaaaacctagagatagatggtctgaagaggatagaaaacgagtacaatacaacctaaaagccaaaaacataataacatctgccctaggaatggatgaatatttcagagtttcaaattgtaagagtgctaaggaaatgtgggacactcttcgattaacacatgaaggaactacagatgttaaaagatctaggataaatgcactaactcatgagtatgaattatttagaatgaatgcaaatgaaaatattcagagtatgcaaaagagatttacacatatagtaaatcatctagcagccttaggcaaagaatttcaaaatgaagatcttataaacaaggtgctaagatgtttaagtagagaatggcaacccaaattaacggctatttctgaatca atagatagcggatgctcaaaacatatgactggagatgcatcaaattttacacatatatctccaaagaaaagcgggcatgtaacatatggtgacaacaacaaaggtagaattcttggagtgggtaaaataggtacaaattcttcaaactccattgaaaatgttctacttgttgaaggccttaagcacagcctgcttagcgttagtcaactatgtgacaaaggctatctagtatcatttgattctcagaaatgtcttatagaacataagcatgacattaatataaagcatgtaggacatagagtcaataatgtttacatgatagacttaagcataaaacaagaaaacaatcattgctttcttagtaaagatgatgatccatggttatggcataaaagaattgctcacataaacatggatcacttaaataaattaatttcaaaagatttagtagttggtttgcctaaattgaaatttgaaaaagataaactatgcgatgcatgtcaaaagggcaaacaaacaagagtctcattcaaatctaaaaatgttgtttcaaccactcgaccattacagttattgcatatggatctatttggtccatctagaaccatgagttttggaggaaattactatgctttagttattgttgatgatttctctagatatacttggacattatttattacacataaaagtgattcattccaagcatttaggaaacttgctaaagtcatacaaaacaagaaaaatctcaagattgcatccattagaagtgatcatgggggtgaatttgaaaataaagattttgaattattttgtgatgaacatggtattgaacataatttttctgcaccaagaacccctcaacaaaatggagttgttgagaggaaaaataggtcattggaagaaattgcaagaactttattaaatgatacttctcttccaaagtatttttgggctgaagctgtcaatactgcatgttacatcatgaatagagccttgataagacctattttaaagaaaaccccatatgagttatttaatggtagaaaacctaatatttctcatctacatgtttttggttgcaagtgctttgtacttaataatggtaaagataatctaggaaaattcgatgcaaaatctgatgaaggcatttttcttggatattctttacaaagcaaagcatatagaatatataataagagaactatgaatatagaggaatccattcatgttacctttgatgaa gaatggaaaacttcaagagatcatcccctcgacaacattattggtgatatctcaaaa gcaagattagaagccattagaatgctattGGCATAtccatccataatgaattttaaactttatcaaatggatgttaagagtgcctttctaaatggcttaattcaagaagaggtatatgttgaacaaccccctggttttgaaatttctgataaaccaaaccatgtttataaattacaaaaggctctttatggtttgaaacaagcccctagggcatggtatgaacgattaagtaattttcttctagaaaaagaattctccagaggtaaagtggataccacattattcataaagagaaagcataaagatattttgttggttcaaatatatgttgatgatataatttttggatccactaatgattcattgtgcaaggagttttcccttgatatgcaaagtgaatttgaaatgtcaatgatgggagaactaaagtactttctgggattacaaatcaagcaaactcaagaaggtatattcatcaatcaatccaaatactgcaaggaattgatcaaaagatttgggatggatagtgcaaaacacatgtctacaccgatgagcactaattgttacttagataaagatgaatctggtcagtctatagacataaaacaatatcgaggtatgatcggatctcttctttatttatctgctagtagacctgatattatgtttagtgtatgcatgtgtgctaggtttcaatccaaccccaaacaatcacatctaagtgcagtaaagagaatcatgagatatctattaggaacaatcaatttaggattatggtatcctaagaattcaacatgtaacttaataggatattctgattctgattttgccggatctaaaactgatagaaaaagtacaagtggaacttgtcaatttattggatcggctcttgtctcatggcatagtaagaaacaaaacagtgttgctttatctactgctgaagcggagtatatctctgtcggtagttgttgtgcacagattttatggatgaagcaacaattatctgactatggcatcattcttgatcgcatacctattaagtgtgataatactagtgccataaatctatccaaaaacccagttcaacattcaagaactaaacatatagagattagacaccactttcttagagatcatgtcttaaagggagattgtgtattagaatttgttgatactaagaatcaacttgctgatattttcactaaacctctcccccaggaagtgttcttctctattagaagagaattaggtctcttagat